The following are encoded together in the Vigna angularis cultivar LongXiaoDou No.4 chromosome 9, ASM1680809v1, whole genome shotgun sequence genome:
- the LOC108320423 gene encoding uncharacterized protein LOC108320423 isoform X2: MVDEEVAPKFPGFPFEPYSIQIDFMNSLYESLNEGGVSMLESPTGTGKTMSVISSALQWVLDKRLQQEAVCDENPGSGGGVGSDDEPDWMRDFVVNKVENNKKEEKYGSAWGKSHSRKKRTEIRKDFRVMGAGEEKGCESPQNKIDAVGVTDKEFLLEEYESEDERGPGSNMSKRKTVNTSFSSSSEDESSEEEEEEKKLKVYFCSRTHSQLSQFIKELRRTVFAKEMKVVSLGSRKNLCINEEVVALGNSTRINERCLELQKKKKNDAKKVKNLKVGSGIRRTKATSGCPMLRKHRVQQEFRNEVFQQRPLDIEDLANLGRTMGTCPYYGSRSMVRRADLVVLPYQSLLSKSSRDALGLNLKSNIVIVDEAHNLADSLINMYDSKITLSQLETVHNHLERYFLRFRSLLGPTNRRYIQTLMVLTQAFLRVLLDDKDGNLIDSCRDIDQASEKSSSDFTMAINDFLFEQNIDNINLVKLLKYIKESNIMHKVSGYGEKFAAMAKIPAHHNIEQHAEEGSCLSAFQALANMLLSLTNNDGDGRIIISRFRLTSLKKQGGYLKYVMLSGEKIFSEIVDEAHAVVLVGGTLQPIEETRERLFPWLPPNQLHFFSCGHIVPPDSIMPIAVARGPTGRTFDFSFSSRSSPDMMRELGLLLCNLVTVVPEGIVVFFPSFDYENRVYEHWELSGILERITKRKRVFREPRNNMDVESVLKEYKDTIYTLSGMNSEVNQASCSGAILLAVVGAKLSEGINLSDGMGRCIVMVGLPYASPSDIELLERIKHIDRFQNLKLDNSSVSTSYDLYSGHVEGGFAVLRSCTHRGKEYYENLCMKAVNQSIGRAIRHINDYAAILLVDVRYTSDSSKRSMAHPVTKLPQWIKDRLVSSISYGEVHRSLHQFFKLKKTCCRYSKKVDSVSSNLEKRKPLPFTFTVETQMQLRQTFRKTKVFLNKGFRNFLSFFFEEYQKLPRSFSFNPFLCRVGNARTRTSDQFYSEFYDLLQTDLNRINMYGNNNRPGSAMEAASCTESSVCFSRQRLQKSKNEERAQEKKKKGSSQVRKKEDFNSENMNKKVHVLAQKMKAMDMVDAGDLERVLDIEEALHYYSRLKSPVYVDIVDTFFMNMQSELSASQPCASSIKPSKERLGPIQFR; the protein is encoded by the exons ATGGTAGATGAAGAAGTAGCGCCAAAATTCCCAGGTTTTCCTTTCGAGCCCTATTCGATTCAGATTGATTTCATGAACAGCTTGTATGAATCTCTCAATGAGGGAGGCGTGTCTATGTTGGAAAGCCCAACTG GGACAGGGAAGACCATGAGTGTGATTTCCAGTGCCTTGCAATGGGTGCTTGATAAGAGGCTACAACAAGAAGCAGTTTGTGATGAGAATCCGGGGAGTGGTGGTGGAGTTGGTTCAGATGACGAACCTGATTGGATGAGAGACTTTGTCGTCAACAAAGTGGAGAATAATAAGAAGGAAGAAAAGTACGGGTCTGCGTGGGGAAAATCTCATAGTAGGAAAAAGAGGACGGAAATTCGTAAGGATTTTAGGGTTATGGGTGCTGGAGAGGAGAAGGGGTGTGAGAGTCCGCAAAATAAAATTGATGCAGTGGGTGTTACTGATAAGGAATTTTTATTGGAGGAATACGAGAGTGAAGATGAGAGAGGGCCAGGGAGTAATATGTCCAAGAGGAAGACTGTTAACACCTCCTTTAGTTCCTCTAGTGAAGATGAGTCTAGcgaagaggaagaggaggagaagaagtTGAAGGTTTATTTCTGTAGTAGAACTCATTCGCAGCTTTCGCAGTTCATAAAGGAGTTGCGGAGGACGGTCTTCGCTAAAGAGATGAAGGTTGTGAGTTTAGGCTCTAGGAAAAATCTTTGCATTAATGAAG AGGTAGTTGCACTTGGAAACTCTACACGCATAAATGAGCGATGTTTGGAACttcagaagaaaaagaaaaatgatgcTAAAAAAGTTAAG AACTTAAAAGTAGGTTCAGGGATACGCAGAACAAAGGCCACCTCTGGCTGCCCAATGCTTAGAAAACACAGAGTTCAACAAGAATTTAGAAATGAGGTATTTCAACAAAGACCCTTGGATATTGAAGATCTTGCAAATCTCGGAAGAACTATGGGAACTTGTCCATATTATGGGTCTAGAAGCATGGTTCGAAGAGCTGATCTTGTTGTCCTACCATATCAATCTCTTCTTTCAAAATCATCTCGTGATGCCCTCGGCCTGAATTTGAAATCCAATATTGTTATAGTAGACGAGGCTCATAATTTAGCTGATTCACTCATCAACATGTATGACTCCAAAATTACTTTATCACAG CTGGAGACTGTGCACAACCATTTGGAACGGTACTTTCTGAGATTCCGGAGTCTTTTGGGTCCTACTAATAGGAGATACATTCAAACTCTCATGGTCCTCACACAAGCATTTCTCCGAGTACTTCTTGATGATAAAGATGGAAACCTTATAGATTCTTGCCGTGATATAGATCAAGCTTCTGAAAAAAGTAGCTCCGATTTTACTATGGCCatcaatgattttttatttgaacaaaaTATAGACAATATCAACTTGGTCAAATTGTTGAAATACATTAAAGAAAGTAATATCATGCACAAG GTTAGTGGTTATGGAGAAAAGTttgctgccatggcaaagataCCAGCACACCATAACATCGAGCAACATGCCGAGGAGGGAAGCTGTCTATCTGCTTTCCAGGCCTTAGCTAACATGTTACTATCACTGACAAACAATGATGGTGATGGAAGGATAATAATTTCCAGGTTCAGGTTAACAAGCCTGAAGAAGCAAGGAGGATATCTGAAGTATGTTATGCTCAGTGGAGAGAAGATTTTTTCTGAG ATTGTAGATGAAGCACATGCCGTTGTATTAGTAGGGGGAACACTTCAACCAATAGAAGAGACTAGGGAGAGACTGTTTCCATGGTTACCACCAAACCAGTTGCATTTCTTTTCATGTGGGCATATTGTTCCTCCAGATAGCATTATGCCAATTGCTGTTGCACGGGGGCCTACTGGACGCACCTTTGATTTTAGCTTCAGCTCCAGGAGCTCACCAGACATG ATGAGAGAACTGGGTCTTTTGCTGTGTAATCTGGTTACTGTGGTTCCGGAAGGAATTGTTGTCTTCTTCCCATCTTTTGATTATGAAAATAGAGTCTATGAGCATTGGGAATTATCTGGCATCCTTGAAAGGATTACAAAGAGGAAGCGTGTCTTTAGGGAGCCAAGAAATAACATGGACGTTGAATCCGTTCTCAAGGAATATAAAGATACCATTTATACATTATCGGGTATGAATTCAGAAGTAAACCAAGCATCTTGTAGTGGTGCAATACTCCTTGCTGTTGTTGGTGCGAAGTTATCTGAAGGGATCAACTTAAGTGATGGGATGGGCCGATGTATAGTCATGGTTGGACTACCCTATGCTAGTCCATCTGATATAGAGTTGTTGGAGAGGATAAAGCACATTGATCGTTTTCAAAATCTAAAGCTTGATAATTCTAGCGTTTCTACAAGTTATGATCTATACAGTGGACATGTTGAAGGTGGTTTTGCTGTCTTAAGAAGTTGCACTCACAGAGGAAAAGAGTACTATGAGAATCTCTGCATGAAAGCTGTAAATCAATCAATAG GTAGAGCTATCCGTCACATTAATGACTATGCAGCAATTTTGTTGGTTGATGTAAGATACACATCTGATTCCTCAAAACGGAGTATGGCTCACCCAGTCACCAAGCTCCCGCAGTGGATAAAAGATCGTCTTGTTTCTTCTATTAGCTATGGTGAGGTACATAGGTCCTTGCATCAGTTTTTCAAACTCAAAAAAACATGCTGCCGATA TAGTAAGAAGGTGGATAGTGTTAGT AGCAACCTGGAGAAGAGAAAGCCACTTCCTTTCACTTTCACAGTAGAAACCCAAATGCAGCTAAGACAAACCTTTCGCAAGACCAAGGTCTTTCTTAACAAAGGCTTCCGAAATTTCTTGTCTTTCTTCTTTGAAGAGTACCAAAAGCTTCCCAGATCCTTTTCCTTCAATCCATTCCTTTGTAGAGTTGGCAATGCAAGAACTCGCACGAGCGACCAGTTTTACAGTGAGTTTTATGATCTCCTGCAGACTGATCTCAACCGAATAAACATGTATGGTAACAACAACCGGCCCGGGTCAGCAATGGAAGCTGCTTCATGCACTGAAAGCTCCGTTTGTTTTTCCAGGCAAAGACTGCAAAAGAGCAAGAACGAGGAGAGAGcacaagagaagaagaagaaaggaagcTCACAGGTCAGAAAAAAAGAGGACTTCAATTCAGAAAACATGAACAAGAAAGTTCATGTTTTAGCACAAAAGATGAAGGCAATGGATATGGTGGATGCGGGTGATCTAGAGCGTGTGCTAGACATAGAAGAGGCACTGCACTACTATTCTCGACTTAAGAGCCCTGTCTATGTAGATATCGTGGACACTTTTTTCATGAACATGCAATCAGAGTTATCTGCTTCGCAGCCATGTGCCAGCAGCATCAAACCCTCCAAGGAAAGGCTTGGTCCAATCCAGTTCAGATAA
- the LOC108320423 gene encoding uncharacterized protein LOC108320423 isoform X1, translated as MVDEEVAPKFPGFPFEPYSIQIDFMNSLYESLNEGGVSMLESPTGTGKTMSVISSALQWVLDKRLQQEAVCDENPGSGGGVGSDDEPDWMRDFVVNKVENNKKEEKYGSAWGKSHSRKKRTEIRKDFRVMGAGEEKGCESPQNKIDAVGVTDKEFLLEEYESEDERGPGSNMSKRKTVNTSFSSSSEDESSEEEEEEKKLKVYFCSRTHSQLSQFIKELRRTVFAKEMKVVSLGSRKNLCINEEVVALGNSTRINERCLELQKKKKNDAKKVKNLKVGSGIRRTKATSGCPMLRKHRVQQEFRNEVFQQRPLDIEDLANLGRTMGTCPYYGSRSMVRRADLVVLPYQSLLSKSSRDALGLNLKSNIVIVDEAHNLADSLINMYDSKITLSQLETVHNHLERYFLRFRSLLGPTNRRYIQTLMVLTQAFLRVLLDDKDGNLIDSCRDIDQASEKSSSDFTMAINDFLFEQNIDNINLVKLLKYIKESNIMHKVSGYGEKFAAMAKIPAHHNIEQHAEEGSCLSAFQALANMLLSLTNNDGDGRIIISRFRLTSLKKQGGYLKYVMLSGEKIFSEIVDEAHAVVLVGGTLQPIEETRERLFPWLPPNQLHFFSCGHIVPPDSIMPIAVARGPTGRTFDFSFSSRSSPDMMRELGLLLCNLVTVVPEGIVVFFPSFDYENRVYEHWELSGILERITKRKRVFREPRNNMDVESVLKEYKDTIYTLSGMNSEVNQASCSGAILLAVVGAKLSEGINLSDGMGRCIVMVGLPYASPSDIELLERIKHIDRFQNLKLDNSSVSTSYDLYSGHVEGGFAVLRSCTHRGKEYYENLCMKAVNQSIGRAIRHINDYAAILLVDVRYTSDSSKRSMAHPVTKLPQWIKDRLVSSISYGEVHRSLHQFFKLKKTCCR; from the exons ATGGTAGATGAAGAAGTAGCGCCAAAATTCCCAGGTTTTCCTTTCGAGCCCTATTCGATTCAGATTGATTTCATGAACAGCTTGTATGAATCTCTCAATGAGGGAGGCGTGTCTATGTTGGAAAGCCCAACTG GGACAGGGAAGACCATGAGTGTGATTTCCAGTGCCTTGCAATGGGTGCTTGATAAGAGGCTACAACAAGAAGCAGTTTGTGATGAGAATCCGGGGAGTGGTGGTGGAGTTGGTTCAGATGACGAACCTGATTGGATGAGAGACTTTGTCGTCAACAAAGTGGAGAATAATAAGAAGGAAGAAAAGTACGGGTCTGCGTGGGGAAAATCTCATAGTAGGAAAAAGAGGACGGAAATTCGTAAGGATTTTAGGGTTATGGGTGCTGGAGAGGAGAAGGGGTGTGAGAGTCCGCAAAATAAAATTGATGCAGTGGGTGTTACTGATAAGGAATTTTTATTGGAGGAATACGAGAGTGAAGATGAGAGAGGGCCAGGGAGTAATATGTCCAAGAGGAAGACTGTTAACACCTCCTTTAGTTCCTCTAGTGAAGATGAGTCTAGcgaagaggaagaggaggagaagaagtTGAAGGTTTATTTCTGTAGTAGAACTCATTCGCAGCTTTCGCAGTTCATAAAGGAGTTGCGGAGGACGGTCTTCGCTAAAGAGATGAAGGTTGTGAGTTTAGGCTCTAGGAAAAATCTTTGCATTAATGAAG AGGTAGTTGCACTTGGAAACTCTACACGCATAAATGAGCGATGTTTGGAACttcagaagaaaaagaaaaatgatgcTAAAAAAGTTAAG AACTTAAAAGTAGGTTCAGGGATACGCAGAACAAAGGCCACCTCTGGCTGCCCAATGCTTAGAAAACACAGAGTTCAACAAGAATTTAGAAATGAGGTATTTCAACAAAGACCCTTGGATATTGAAGATCTTGCAAATCTCGGAAGAACTATGGGAACTTGTCCATATTATGGGTCTAGAAGCATGGTTCGAAGAGCTGATCTTGTTGTCCTACCATATCAATCTCTTCTTTCAAAATCATCTCGTGATGCCCTCGGCCTGAATTTGAAATCCAATATTGTTATAGTAGACGAGGCTCATAATTTAGCTGATTCACTCATCAACATGTATGACTCCAAAATTACTTTATCACAG CTGGAGACTGTGCACAACCATTTGGAACGGTACTTTCTGAGATTCCGGAGTCTTTTGGGTCCTACTAATAGGAGATACATTCAAACTCTCATGGTCCTCACACAAGCATTTCTCCGAGTACTTCTTGATGATAAAGATGGAAACCTTATAGATTCTTGCCGTGATATAGATCAAGCTTCTGAAAAAAGTAGCTCCGATTTTACTATGGCCatcaatgattttttatttgaacaaaaTATAGACAATATCAACTTGGTCAAATTGTTGAAATACATTAAAGAAAGTAATATCATGCACAAG GTTAGTGGTTATGGAGAAAAGTttgctgccatggcaaagataCCAGCACACCATAACATCGAGCAACATGCCGAGGAGGGAAGCTGTCTATCTGCTTTCCAGGCCTTAGCTAACATGTTACTATCACTGACAAACAATGATGGTGATGGAAGGATAATAATTTCCAGGTTCAGGTTAACAAGCCTGAAGAAGCAAGGAGGATATCTGAAGTATGTTATGCTCAGTGGAGAGAAGATTTTTTCTGAG ATTGTAGATGAAGCACATGCCGTTGTATTAGTAGGGGGAACACTTCAACCAATAGAAGAGACTAGGGAGAGACTGTTTCCATGGTTACCACCAAACCAGTTGCATTTCTTTTCATGTGGGCATATTGTTCCTCCAGATAGCATTATGCCAATTGCTGTTGCACGGGGGCCTACTGGACGCACCTTTGATTTTAGCTTCAGCTCCAGGAGCTCACCAGACATG ATGAGAGAACTGGGTCTTTTGCTGTGTAATCTGGTTACTGTGGTTCCGGAAGGAATTGTTGTCTTCTTCCCATCTTTTGATTATGAAAATAGAGTCTATGAGCATTGGGAATTATCTGGCATCCTTGAAAGGATTACAAAGAGGAAGCGTGTCTTTAGGGAGCCAAGAAATAACATGGACGTTGAATCCGTTCTCAAGGAATATAAAGATACCATTTATACATTATCGGGTATGAATTCAGAAGTAAACCAAGCATCTTGTAGTGGTGCAATACTCCTTGCTGTTGTTGGTGCGAAGTTATCTGAAGGGATCAACTTAAGTGATGGGATGGGCCGATGTATAGTCATGGTTGGACTACCCTATGCTAGTCCATCTGATATAGAGTTGTTGGAGAGGATAAAGCACATTGATCGTTTTCAAAATCTAAAGCTTGATAATTCTAGCGTTTCTACAAGTTATGATCTATACAGTGGACATGTTGAAGGTGGTTTTGCTGTCTTAAGAAGTTGCACTCACAGAGGAAAAGAGTACTATGAGAATCTCTGCATGAAAGCTGTAAATCAATCAATAG GTAGAGCTATCCGTCACATTAATGACTATGCAGCAATTTTGTTGGTTGATGTAAGATACACATCTGATTCCTCAAAACGGAGTATGGCTCACCCAGTCACCAAGCTCCCGCAGTGGATAAAAGATCGTCTTGTTTCTTCTATTAGCTATGGTGAGGTACATAGGTCCTTGCATCAGTTTTTCAAACTCAAAAAAACATGCTGCCGATAG